A single genomic interval of Microbacterium galbinum harbors:
- a CDS encoding aspartate aminotransferase family protein yields the protein MTNFTDRHGAAHALPAPDAEAQVRADDRGHVFHSWSAQALIDPLPVAAGEGSTFWDYAGNAYLDFSSQLVNLNLGHQHPDLVAAIQQQAGRLATIQPSMANDVRGELARLISEVAPAGMQKVFFTNGGAEANEYAVRMARQFTGRRKVLSMYRSYHGSTSTAISLTGDPRRWANDGVDNGTVRFFGPYLYRSPFHAETPEQESERALAHLEQTIQLEGPATIAAIIIETVVGTNGVLVPPPGYLPGVRELCDRYGIVYIADEVMVGFGRLGEWFGIDAFDATPDLISFAKGVNSGYVPLGGVVISDRISAAFDEMPFAGGLTYSGHPLACAAGVATFEVFRRDGILERVRDLGERIVEPTLRRWTETHPSVGEVRGRGLFWAIELVRDRATREPLVPFNASGADAAPMGAFAAAAKKGGVWPFVHFNRVHVAPPLIISEDDLVRGLAVIDEALNVADEAAAR from the coding sequence ATGACGAACTTCACCGACCGCCACGGTGCGGCCCACGCGCTGCCTGCTCCGGATGCCGAGGCGCAGGTGCGCGCCGACGACCGGGGGCACGTCTTCCACTCGTGGAGCGCACAGGCTCTGATCGATCCTCTGCCCGTCGCCGCCGGCGAGGGATCGACGTTCTGGGACTACGCGGGCAACGCCTACCTCGACTTCTCGAGTCAGCTCGTGAACCTCAACCTCGGCCACCAGCATCCCGATCTGGTCGCCGCGATCCAGCAGCAGGCCGGCCGGCTCGCGACCATCCAGCCGTCGATGGCGAACGACGTGCGGGGCGAACTCGCCCGCCTGATCTCCGAAGTCGCGCCCGCGGGCATGCAGAAGGTGTTCTTCACCAACGGCGGCGCCGAGGCCAACGAGTACGCCGTGCGCATGGCTCGCCAGTTCACCGGGCGCCGCAAGGTGCTCTCGATGTACCGCAGCTACCACGGGTCGACCTCCACGGCGATCTCGCTCACCGGCGACCCGCGGCGCTGGGCGAACGACGGCGTCGACAACGGCACGGTGCGCTTCTTCGGCCCCTACCTGTACCGGTCGCCCTTCCACGCCGAGACGCCCGAGCAGGAGTCCGAGCGGGCGCTCGCACACCTCGAGCAGACGATCCAGCTCGAGGGTCCGGCCACGATCGCGGCGATCATCATCGAGACCGTCGTCGGCACCAACGGCGTGCTCGTGCCGCCGCCCGGGTACCTTCCCGGCGTGCGCGAGCTGTGCGACCGCTATGGCATCGTCTACATCGCCGACGAGGTGATGGTCGGGTTCGGCCGCCTCGGCGAGTGGTTCGGCATCGACGCGTTCGATGCGACACCCGACCTGATCAGCTTCGCGAAGGGCGTCAACTCCGGCTACGTGCCGTTGGGCGGCGTGGTGATCTCGGATCGCATCTCCGCGGCGTTCGACGAGATGCCGTTCGCCGGCGGACTCACCTACTCCGGGCATCCGCTCGCGTGCGCGGCGGGCGTCGCCACCTTCGAGGTGTTCCGTCGCGACGGTATCCTCGAGCGCGTGCGCGATCTGGGCGAGCGCATCGTCGAACCGACCCTGCGCCGCTGGACCGAGACGCATCCGAGCGTCGGCGAGGTGCGCGGACGCGGTCTCTTCTGGGCGATCGAGCTGGTGCGCGACCGCGCGACCCGCGAACCGCTCGTACCGTTCAATGCGTCCGGAGCGGATGCCGCGCCGATGGGTGCCTTCGCCGCCGCGGCGAAGAAGGGCGGCGTCTGGCCGTTCGTGCACTTCAACCGCGTGCACGTCGCGCCGCCGCTGATCATCTCGGAGGACGACCTGGTGCGCGGACTCGCCGTGATCGATGAGGCGCTGAACGTCGCCGACGAGGCGGCCGCGCGCTGA
- a CDS encoding FadR/GntR family transcriptional regulator translates to MSEHPSDGDLVEVRRAVYRPLRRGNALEDAVARLVQTIRLGVVAPGESLPPERELAASFGVSRDTVRDAIRELADTGYLVPKRGRYGGTFVADPLPEPSDAGAVTAAEIDDVLGLRRVLETGAVRAAASRTLDAATRADLWARHESALPAGPEEYRRLDTLLHLAIAEAAGVPSLVALVAENRADVNAWLDTFPLLPRNIQHSGEQHERIVTAILAGRPDVAEAAMRDHLAGSEALLRGFLI, encoded by the coding sequence ATGAGCGAGCACCCTTCCGACGGCGATCTCGTCGAGGTGCGCCGGGCGGTCTACCGCCCGCTGCGCCGCGGGAACGCTCTCGAGGATGCGGTCGCTCGCCTCGTGCAGACCATCCGACTCGGCGTCGTCGCTCCGGGGGAGTCGTTGCCCCCGGAGCGCGAGCTCGCGGCGTCCTTCGGGGTGAGCCGCGACACCGTGCGTGACGCGATCCGTGAGCTCGCCGACACCGGCTATCTGGTGCCGAAGCGCGGGCGGTACGGCGGCACGTTCGTCGCGGATCCGCTGCCGGAACCCTCGGATGCCGGGGCGGTGACCGCGGCCGAGATCGACGACGTGCTCGGCCTCCGGCGCGTGCTCGAGACCGGCGCCGTGCGCGCGGCGGCGAGCCGCACGCTGGATGCCGCGACGCGGGCGGATCTGTGGGCGCGGCACGAATCGGCGCTTCCGGCCGGCCCCGAGGAGTACCGCCGTCTCGACACGCTGCTGCACCTGGCGATCGCGGAGGCCGCGGGCGTCCCGTCACTCGTGGCGCTCGTCGCCGAGAACCGGGCCGACGTCAACGCCTGGCTCGACACCTTCCCCCTCCTGCCGCGCAACATTCAGCACTCGGGAGAGCAGCACGAGCGCATCGTCACGGCGATCCTCGCGGGTCGGCCCGACGTCGCCGAGGCCGCGATGCGCGACCACCTCGCCGGTTCCGAGGCGCTGCTGCGCGGGTTCCTGATCTGA
- a CDS encoding 3-oxoacyl-ACP reductase, protein MSIDLTQRLKDRVAIITGGASGIGFATAQRFAAEGAFVVIADVDPTSGEKAAAEVGGAFRPVDVADQTKVDALFDGVAAEFGRIDIAFNNAGISPADDDSIETTELPAWDRVQDVNLKSVYLCSRAALRHMVPAGRGSIINTASFVALLGSATSQISYTASKGGVLAMSRELGVQFARQGVRVNALCPGPVNTPLLQELFAKDPERAQRRLVHVPMGRFAEPSELAAAVAFLASDDSSFITASAFVVDGGITNAYVTPL, encoded by the coding sequence ATGAGCATCGATCTGACCCAGCGCCTGAAGGACCGCGTCGCCATCATCACCGGTGGAGCGAGCGGCATCGGCTTCGCCACCGCCCAGCGCTTCGCCGCCGAGGGGGCGTTCGTCGTCATCGCCGACGTCGACCCCACCTCGGGCGAGAAGGCGGCGGCCGAGGTCGGCGGGGCGTTCCGCCCGGTCGACGTCGCCGACCAGACCAAGGTCGACGCGCTGTTCGACGGCGTGGCAGCGGAGTTCGGGCGCATCGACATCGCCTTCAACAACGCCGGAATCTCGCCCGCCGACGACGACTCGATCGAGACGACCGAGCTGCCCGCCTGGGACCGCGTGCAGGACGTGAACCTCAAGAGCGTGTACCTCTGCAGCCGTGCGGCTCTGCGTCACATGGTGCCGGCGGGCCGCGGATCGATCATCAACACCGCCTCGTTCGTCGCGCTGCTGGGATCGGCGACCTCGCAGATCAGCTACACCGCGTCGAAGGGCGGCGTGCTCGCGATGTCGCGCGAGCTGGGCGTGCAGTTCGCCCGGCAGGGCGTACGGGTCAACGCGCTCTGCCCGGGGCCGGTGAACACCCCGCTGCTGCAGGAGCTGTTCGCGAAGGACCCCGAGCGCGCGCAGCGGCGTCTCGTGCATGTGCCGATGGGGCGCTTCGCCGAGCCGTCCGAACTCGCCGCCGCTGTCGCCTTCCTCGCCTCCGACGACTCGTCGTTCATCACCGCCAGCGCCTTCGTCGTCGACGGCGGCATCACCAACGCCTACGTCACTCCACTGTGA
- a CDS encoding aldehyde dehydrogenase family protein, with protein sequence MSAFTVINPSTGAAIREIARADAGETDAAIARAVSAQRRWAALAPVARADELRAFARAVEGAAEELAQLEVLNSGHPIGSARWEAGHVAQVLNYYSADPERLSGRQIPVAGGLDVTFHDPYGVVGVIVPWNFPMTIAAWAFAPALAAGNAVVLKPAELTPLTAIRLGELALEAGLPAGLFEVVTGSGSVVGQRLVEHPDVRKVVFTGSTEVGIEVAAGCARALKPVTLELGGKSANIVFADADLEKAAAAVPGSVFDNAGQDCCARSRLLVQRSVYDRFLELLEPAVAAWRVGDPSSADTDMGPLISAGHRDTVAGFLDDATIAFRGSAPEGDGFWFAPAVVLADPADRIAQQEVFGPVVAVMPFDDEADAIRLANDTAYGLAGSLWTENLGRAVRVSRGVQSGVLSVNSHSSVRYATPFGGMKASGLGRELGPDAAEHFTETKNVFFATD encoded by the coding sequence ATGAGCGCGTTCACGGTCATCAACCCGTCGACGGGCGCGGCGATCCGCGAGATCGCCCGCGCCGATGCCGGAGAGACGGATGCCGCGATCGCGCGCGCCGTGTCCGCTCAGCGCCGGTGGGCGGCGCTCGCCCCCGTCGCGCGCGCCGATGAGCTGCGGGCGTTCGCGCGCGCCGTCGAGGGCGCCGCCGAGGAGCTGGCGCAACTGGAGGTGCTCAACTCCGGGCATCCGATCGGCTCCGCCCGGTGGGAGGCGGGTCATGTCGCCCAGGTGCTCAACTACTACTCCGCCGACCCCGAACGACTCTCGGGCCGGCAGATCCCGGTGGCGGGCGGGCTCGACGTCACCTTCCACGATCCCTACGGCGTGGTCGGGGTGATCGTGCCGTGGAACTTCCCGATGACGATCGCCGCGTGGGCGTTCGCTCCGGCGCTCGCCGCGGGCAACGCGGTGGTGCTGAAACCCGCCGAACTGACCCCGCTGACCGCGATCCGTCTGGGCGAGCTCGCGCTCGAAGCGGGGCTGCCCGCGGGACTCTTCGAGGTCGTGACCGGTTCGGGCTCCGTGGTGGGGCAGCGTCTCGTCGAGCATCCGGACGTGCGCAAGGTGGTCTTCACGGGGTCGACCGAGGTCGGCATCGAGGTCGCAGCCGGCTGCGCGCGGGCGCTCAAGCCCGTCACCCTCGAACTCGGTGGCAAGAGCGCCAACATCGTCTTCGCGGATGCCGATCTCGAGAAGGCCGCCGCGGCCGTCCCGGGATCGGTGTTCGACAACGCGGGGCAGGACTGCTGCGCGCGCAGCAGGCTCCTCGTGCAGCGTTCGGTGTACGACCGGTTCCTCGAGCTGTTGGAGCCGGCGGTCGCGGCGTGGCGGGTCGGTGACCCGTCGAGTGCCGACACCGACATGGGTCCGCTCATCTCCGCCGGTCACCGCGACACGGTCGCCGGGTTCCTCGACGACGCGACGATCGCATTCCGGGGGAGTGCACCGGAGGGCGATGGGTTCTGGTTCGCGCCCGCGGTGGTGCTGGCAGACCCCGCCGATCGGATCGCCCAGCAGGAGGTGTTCGGTCCGGTCGTCGCGGTCATGCCCTTCGACGACGAAGCCGACGCGATCCGTCTCGCGAACGACACCGCCTACGGCCTCGCCGGCTCCCTCTGGACCGAGAACCTCGGCCGCGCCGTCCGCGTCTCGCGCGGCGTGCAGAGCGGCGTGCTGTCGGTGAACTCGCACTCCTCGGTGCGCTACGCGACGCCCTTCGGCGGCATGAAGGCCTCCGGACTCGGGCGCGAGCTGGGGCCGGACGCCGCCGAGCACTTCACCGAGACCAAGAACGTCTTCTTCGCGACCGACTGA
- a CDS encoding gamma-glutamyl-gamma-aminobutyrate hydrolase family protein, protein MVSSASDPAPLIGITTYLERAQQGVWDVRAAFLPEQYLTSVTSSGGIALLLPPQDPDAADAAIAGMDGLVLSGGADVAPELYGEQRHPLTDPARVDRDAWELALFHAAERRGIPVLAICRGLQLVNVARGGTLQQHLPESLGTERYRIGGGVFAENDVEVEVDTALAGILGETDMRVHSYHHQGVGRLGDGLVAAAHSDDGLVQAFVDTAGAHIVGVQWHPEENAEDRRLFADLVTQARAFAARRKEDAR, encoded by the coding sequence GTGGTTTCGAGCGCCTCTGACCCCGCGCCGCTGATCGGCATCACGACCTACCTGGAGCGCGCGCAGCAGGGGGTGTGGGACGTGCGGGCGGCCTTCCTGCCCGAGCAGTACCTCACGAGCGTGACGTCGTCCGGCGGCATCGCGCTGCTGCTGCCGCCGCAGGATCCGGATGCCGCCGACGCGGCCATCGCGGGAATGGACGGGCTCGTGCTCTCCGGCGGCGCGGACGTCGCCCCCGAACTCTACGGCGAGCAACGGCATCCGCTCACCGACCCCGCGCGGGTCGATCGCGACGCGTGGGAGCTCGCGCTGTTCCATGCGGCCGAGCGTCGCGGCATCCCGGTGCTCGCGATCTGCCGGGGGCTGCAGCTCGTGAACGTCGCCCGCGGCGGCACGCTGCAGCAGCACCTGCCCGAATCGCTCGGGACCGAGAGGTACCGGATCGGCGGCGGCGTGTTCGCCGAGAACGACGTCGAGGTCGAGGTCGATACGGCGCTCGCCGGGATCCTCGGAGAGACCGACATGCGCGTGCACAGCTACCACCACCAGGGCGTCGGCCGGTTGGGCGACGGGCTCGTCGCCGCCGCGCACTCCGATGACGGCCTCGTTCAGGCCTTCGTCGACACGGCAGGCGCCCACATCGTCGGCGTGCAATGGCACCCCGAGGAGAACGCCGAGGACCGGCGACTCTTCGCCGATCTCGTCACACAGGCACGCGCGTTCGCCGCGCGGCGGAAGGAGGACGCCCGATGA
- a CDS encoding glutamine synthetase family protein: MSGNLSIEQLDAGIAAGEIDTVIVAFADAQGRLVGKRVSARLFQEDILSHGAEACDYLLSVDVDMNTVDGYAMSGWDRGYGDMVLRPDAETLRNIPWLEGTALVMADLVWQNGEPVGPSPRAILDRQRDRLAERGWTAYSGTELEFIVFEDTYREAWARKYEGLTPATDYNVDYNLLASTRMEPLLRDIRNGMDGAGLYCEGVKGECNFGQQEIAFRYAEVRETADQHAIYKNGAKEIAEQHGQSLTFMAKFNEREGNSCHIHLSLRDRSGAPVMAGDGEHGFSPVMEHWIAGILATLREFTLLFAPNINSYKRFAKGSFAPTGVAWGIDNRTCALRVVGSGSGLRVENRVPGGDVNPYLGIAAIIAGGLHGIENELPLPERFTGNAYEAGVDHLPTTLREAAQLFRESTIARAAFGDDVVEHYLNQARIEVEAYDAAVTDWERIRGFERL; encoded by the coding sequence ATGTCGGGAAACCTGAGCATCGAGCAGCTGGACGCCGGCATCGCCGCCGGCGAGATCGACACCGTGATCGTGGCCTTCGCCGATGCGCAGGGGCGTCTGGTCGGCAAACGCGTCTCGGCCCGCCTGTTCCAGGAGGACATCCTGTCGCACGGCGCCGAGGCCTGCGACTACCTGCTGTCGGTCGACGTCGACATGAACACGGTCGACGGCTACGCGATGTCGGGATGGGACCGCGGCTACGGTGACATGGTGCTGCGGCCCGACGCAGAGACGCTCCGCAACATCCCGTGGCTCGAGGGGACGGCGCTCGTGATGGCCGACCTCGTCTGGCAGAACGGCGAGCCGGTCGGACCGTCACCCCGGGCCATCCTCGACCGTCAGCGCGACCGGCTCGCCGAACGCGGCTGGACCGCGTACTCGGGCACGGAGCTCGAGTTCATCGTGTTCGAAGACACCTATCGCGAGGCCTGGGCGCGCAAGTATGAGGGGCTCACCCCCGCCACCGACTACAACGTCGATTACAACCTGCTCGCATCGACCCGCATGGAACCGCTGCTGCGCGACATCCGCAACGGCATGGACGGCGCAGGTCTCTACTGCGAGGGCGTCAAGGGCGAGTGCAACTTCGGTCAGCAGGAGATCGCCTTCCGCTACGCCGAGGTGCGCGAGACCGCCGACCAGCACGCGATCTACAAGAACGGCGCGAAGGAGATCGCCGAACAGCACGGTCAGTCGCTCACGTTCATGGCCAAGTTCAACGAGCGCGAGGGCAACAGCTGTCACATCCATCTGTCCCTGCGAGATCGGTCGGGCGCTCCGGTGATGGCCGGTGACGGCGAGCACGGATTCAGCCCCGTCATGGAGCACTGGATCGCCGGCATCCTCGCGACGCTGCGCGAGTTCACCCTGCTGTTCGCCCCGAACATCAACTCCTACAAGCGATTCGCCAAGGGCAGCTTCGCCCCGACGGGGGTCGCGTGGGGCATCGACAACCGCACCTGCGCCCTGCGCGTCGTCGGATCCGGATCGGGTCTGCGCGTCGAGAACCGGGTGCCGGGCGGAGACGTGAATCCCTACCTCGGCATCGCGGCGATCATCGCCGGCGGTCTGCACGGCATCGAGAACGAGCTGCCGCTGCCCGAGCGCTTCACCGGCAACGCCTACGAGGCGGGCGTCGATCACCTGCCCACGACCCTGCGCGAGGCCGCGCAGCTCTTCCGCGAGTCGACGATCGCTCGGGCGGCGTTCGGCGACGACGTGGTCGAGCACTACCTGAACCAGGCGCGCATCGAGGTCGAGGCCTACGACGCGGCCGTCACCGACTGGGAGCGCATCCGTGGTTTCGAGCGCCTCTGA
- a CDS encoding amino acid permease has protein sequence MSGQSNESRKVAGATYTRAGSEYFEKRTLKRSAGVWGLWGLAVAAVISGDFSGWNFGIDFAGFGGMLIAFVILVAMYYGMIFAIGEMAAAMPHTGGAYSFARSAMGPWGGLVTGAAETIEYVATTAVIVYFSASYANGITSELLGLELPGWVWYLILYVVFIALNSAGAAISFRFAIVVSVISIGIILVFSLIALFSGAFSWDALWDIVPDEGQSTFLPHGVLPILFALPFAMWFFLGIEELPLAAEESHNPTRDIPKAGFWARGTLIVTGLLVLFLNTGVIGAEATGTAGEPLLDGFRAIVGDQLAAVLALFALIGLLASLQGIMFAYGRNMYSLSRAGYYPRFLSLTGKRQTPWVALTVGAAIGFVALIVLDVLTAVDSEGAGTVAGAIVLNIAVWGAVVAYGLQLVSFIILRKKFPNVDRPYVSPWGIPGAVIALVIAALIFVGFLLNPTFGPAIIAIAIVYAIILLGFGLFFRHRLVLSPEEEYALSGGSHGDPQAEGYDAMEGEVFDEKA, from the coding sequence ATGTCTGGGCAGAGCAATGAATCCCGCAAGGTCGCTGGAGCGACCTATACACGTGCCGGGAGCGAGTACTTCGAGAAACGCACACTGAAGAGGTCGGCCGGCGTCTGGGGCCTGTGGGGACTCGCGGTCGCCGCTGTCATCTCGGGAGACTTCTCGGGATGGAACTTCGGTATCGACTTCGCGGGGTTCGGCGGGATGCTCATCGCCTTCGTCATCCTCGTGGCGATGTACTACGGCATGATCTTCGCCATCGGCGAGATGGCGGCTGCGATGCCGCACACCGGTGGCGCCTACTCCTTCGCCCGCTCGGCCATGGGGCCGTGGGGCGGCCTGGTCACCGGAGCCGCCGAGACGATCGAGTACGTCGCGACCACGGCGGTGATCGTCTACTTCTCGGCGTCGTATGCCAATGGGATCACGAGCGAACTGCTCGGTCTCGAACTCCCCGGATGGGTCTGGTACCTCATCCTCTACGTCGTCTTCATCGCGCTGAACTCCGCGGGAGCGGCCATCTCGTTCCGCTTCGCGATCGTCGTCTCCGTGATCTCGATCGGCATCATCCTCGTCTTCTCGCTCATTGCGCTGTTCTCCGGTGCGTTCTCGTGGGATGCCCTGTGGGACATCGTCCCCGACGAGGGCCAGTCGACCTTCCTCCCCCACGGCGTCCTGCCGATCCTGTTCGCCCTCCCGTTCGCGATGTGGTTCTTCCTCGGCATCGAAGAGCTGCCGCTCGCGGCCGAGGAATCGCACAACCCCACCCGCGACATCCCGAAGGCCGGGTTCTGGGCGCGCGGCACCCTCATCGTCACCGGACTCCTGGTGCTGTTCCTCAACACCGGCGTGATCGGTGCCGAGGCGACCGGAACCGCGGGAGAGCCCCTGCTCGACGGCTTCCGCGCGATCGTGGGAGACCAGCTCGCCGCCGTGCTCGCGCTGTTCGCCCTGATCGGCCTGCTCGCCTCGCTGCAGGGCATCATGTTCGCCTACGGCCGCAACATGTACTCGCTGTCGCGCGCCGGGTACTACCCGCGCTTCCTCTCACTGACGGGCAAGCGCCAGACACCGTGGGTCGCTCTCACGGTCGGCGCCGCGATCGGCTTCGTCGCCCTGATCGTGCTCGACGTGCTCACCGCGGTCGACTCCGAGGGTGCGGGAACGGTGGCCGGGGCGATCGTGCTGAACATCGCGGTCTGGGGCGCGGTCGTCGCCTACGGGCTGCAGCTCGTGTCGTTCATCATCCTGCGCAAGAAGTTCCCGAACGTCGATCGTCCGTACGTCAGCCCCTGGGGCATCCCCGGCGCCGTCATCGCGCTCGTCATCGCGGCGCTCATCTTCGTCGGCTTCCTGCTCAACCCGACGTTCGGCCCGGCCATCATCGCGATCGCGATCGTGTACGCGATCATCCTGCTCGGATTCGGGCTCTTCTTCCGCCACCGCCTCGTGCTCTCCCCCGAAGAGGAGTACGCGCTCTCGGGCGGCTCGCACGGAGACCCGCAGGCCGAGGGCTACGACGCGATGGAGGGCGAGGTCTTCGACGAGAAGGCGTGA
- a CDS encoding metal-sensitive transcriptional regulator, with protein sequence MIEDIKKRALHRTAILEGQLRGVARMIESEDYCMDIITQSRAIQKSLESLNRLLLENHLRTHVTHMFEAGGEERDQAVAELLKAFDFDSK encoded by the coding sequence GTGATCGAAGACATCAAGAAGCGCGCCCTGCACCGCACCGCCATCCTCGAGGGGCAGCTCCGCGGGGTCGCTCGGATGATCGAGAGCGAGGACTACTGCATGGACATCATCACGCAGTCCCGCGCGATCCAGAAGTCGCTCGAGTCCCTCAACCGGCTGCTGCTCGAGAACCATCTGCGCACCCACGTGACGCACATGTTCGAGGCGGGCGGGGAGGAGCGCGACCAGGCCGTCGCCGAGCTGCTCAAGGCGTTCGACTTCGATTCGAAGTAG
- a CDS encoding type II toxin-antitoxin system VapC family toxin encodes MTGFLLDTNVVSETRRPRPDAGVVRWFEATPRRSLRISVVTELELRRGILLVQRRDAVAAASLDRWFRSVLQGLAIPALEVTGAVAQLVAAIQVPDRRPLGDALIAATALHHGLTLVTRNVKDFDVPGLPVVDPFDG; translated from the coding sequence GTGACGGGGTTCCTGCTCGACACGAACGTGGTCTCGGAGACCCGTCGACCGCGGCCCGATGCCGGTGTCGTGCGCTGGTTCGAGGCGACGCCGCGGCGATCCCTGCGGATCAGCGTGGTCACCGAGCTCGAACTCCGACGCGGCATCCTTCTCGTGCAGCGTCGTGATGCCGTCGCCGCAGCATCACTCGACCGATGGTTCCGATCCGTGCTGCAGGGCCTCGCCATTCCCGCGCTCGAGGTGACCGGTGCGGTCGCGCAGCTGGTGGCGGCGATCCAGGTGCCCGATCGTCGTCCCCTCGGTGATGCGTTGATCGCCGCGACCGCTCTTCACCACGGGCTCACGCTGGTGACCCGCAACGTGAAGGACTTCGACGTTCCCGGGCTCCCGGTGGTCGATCCCTTCGACGGATGA
- a CDS encoding type II toxin-antitoxin system prevent-host-death family antitoxin codes for MSARDFNQSVARAQRIADEEPVLVTRRGEPAYVLLNIDEYERLRSESPAGDDRSLLDVIAPVLTSADPDDVFGRIMDDLASERARDLEREVDL; via the coding sequence ATGTCCGCTCGAGATTTCAATCAATCCGTCGCGCGTGCGCAGCGCATCGCCGACGAGGAGCCGGTGCTCGTGACCCGCCGAGGCGAGCCGGCCTACGTGCTGCTGAACATCGACGAGTACGAGCGGCTGCGGTCTGAGTCGCCCGCAGGCGACGATCGGTCGCTGCTCGATGTGATCGCGCCCGTGCTGACGAGCGCGGATCCCGACGACGTCTTCGGCCGCATCATGGACGACCTCGCGTCGGAACGAGCGCGCGACCTCGAGCGGGAGGTCGACCTGTGA
- a CDS encoding DUF445 domain-containing protein: MPRTPMAMLSPADQVRLRALRRMKAVALGALIFMAVVFVFAFAFQERMSWLGYVRAAAEGGMVGALADWFAVTALFRRPLALPIPHTAIIPSRKDEIGRSLGEFVETNFLEASVVRTKLSSTAIAQRAGEWLRETPHAERVGAEGATIATAILNGLSDDDVRDLISDLAREHLVSPEWGPPAGAWLEKIVEADAHHGAVDLAADSIGRWLEANAESFSGLVSRRLPSWVPRLAHRFVDDTVYNEAVKFVQAVQADPRHPARLAIDGYLGRLADSLQNDPTTRAKLENAKASLFDSPRVGALAAEAWNTAKNGLLTALADPESGLRRRAVQALEEVGERLTTDAALQRRVDTWVSDAAVFLVDRYRHDIASIITDTVERWDPAETTEKIELMVGRDLQYIRLNGTFVGALAGLAIFSIAHALIPGV, translated from the coding sequence ATGCCGCGCACACCGATGGCGATGCTCTCGCCCGCCGATCAGGTCCGTCTCCGCGCGCTGCGCCGTATGAAGGCGGTCGCCCTGGGGGCGCTGATCTTCATGGCCGTCGTGTTCGTGTTCGCCTTCGCGTTCCAGGAGCGGATGAGCTGGCTCGGGTACGTGCGCGCCGCGGCAGAGGGCGGAATGGTGGGTGCCCTCGCCGACTGGTTCGCGGTGACGGCGCTCTTCCGCCGCCCGCTGGCCCTACCCATCCCGCACACCGCGATCATCCCGAGCCGCAAGGACGAGATCGGCCGCAGCCTGGGCGAGTTCGTCGAGACGAACTTCCTCGAGGCGAGCGTCGTGCGCACGAAGCTGTCGTCCACCGCCATCGCGCAGCGTGCCGGCGAGTGGCTGCGCGAGACGCCGCACGCCGAGCGGGTCGGCGCCGAGGGCGCGACGATCGCCACCGCGATCCTCAACGGGCTCAGCGACGACGACGTGCGCGATCTCATCTCCGACCTCGCGCGCGAGCACCTCGTCTCCCCCGAGTGGGGCCCGCCCGCGGGCGCCTGGCTCGAGAAGATCGTCGAGGCCGACGCCCATCACGGCGCGGTCGACCTCGCCGCCGACAGCATCGGGCGCTGGCTCGAGGCGAACGCCGAGTCGTTCTCCGGCCTCGTCTCCCGGCGCCTGCCTTCATGGGTGCCGCGGCTCGCGCACCGCTTCGTCGACGACACCGTCTACAACGAGGCCGTGAAGTTCGTGCAGGCGGTGCAGGCCGATCCCCGGCATCCGGCCCGCCTGGCGATCGACGGCTACCTCGGCCGCCTCGCCGACAGTCTGCAGAACGACCCGACCACCCGCGCGAAGCTCGAGAACGCGAAGGCGTCGCTGTTCGACAGCCCCCGCGTCGGCGCCCTCGCCGCCGAGGCGTGGAACACCGCGAAGAACGGCCTGCTCACGGCCCTGGCCGACCCCGAGAGCGGGCTGCGCCGCCGGGCCGTGCAGGCGCTCGAGGAGGTGGGCGAGCGTCTGACGACGGATGCCGCGCTGCAGCGCCGCGTCGACACCTGGGTATCGGATGCGGCGGTCTTCCTCGTCGACCGCTACCGCCACGACATCGCCTCGATCATCACCGACACCGTCGAACGCTGGGACCCGGCCGAGACGACCGAGAAGATCGAGCTCATGGTCGGCCGCGACCTGCAGTACATCCGCCTGAACGGCACGTTCGTCGGTGCTCTCGCCGGCCTCGCCATCTTCTCGATCGCCCACGCCCTGATCCCCGGAGTCTGA